The Methanosphaera sp. BMS genome contains a region encoding:
- the tsaA gene encoding tRNA (N6-threonylcarbamoyladenosine(37)-N6)-methyltransferase TrmO gives MKEIIFKQIGYIKSPFDDVEDVPKRVSDAMEVEGELVVYEEYLESMADMKVDEEYMVIFYLDKCEGFKQTVPLRGDGPLTSLFSTRAPCRPNPIGVSNIIVKKIDENVVKFNGVDMLNNTPILDIKKVF, from the coding sequence ATGAAGGAGATTATTTTTAAACAGATAGGTTATATTAAAAGTCCGTTTGATGATGTTGAGGATGTACCCAAAAGGGTTAGTGATGCAATGGAGGTTGAGGGAGAACTTGTTGTTTATGAAGAGTATCTTGAGAGCATGGCGGATATGAAGGTTGATGAGGAGTACATGGTTATATTTTACCTGGATAAATGTGAAGGTTTTAAACAGACCGTACCGCTTAGAGGTGATGGACCATTGACTTCATTGTTTTCTACAAGGGCTCCCTGCAGGCCAAATCCCATAGGAGTATCCAACATAATTGTTAAAAAGATTGATGAAAATGTTGTCAAGTTCAATGGTGTTGATATGTTGAATAATACTCCCATACTTGATATTAAAAAGGTTTTCTGA
- a CDS encoding zinc ribbon domain-containing protein: MSRKCPNCTNKIQDNVKFCPNCGYELNEDLSQNDFEFTDDFSFTAKTDFSDDFNYNDSDDATGNDFSYENLDESAGDDFDYDDSLNVDDFSDESTMENDFTKDDFNYNDFAINKKSKSDDIDINGDLIDEISEDFPTKSDKTTHTREDIDISGDFTFEEMDSSSTDLFEVGGDESVSLDESDFSFTDDFDSSSNDGEMNDNQSRENHDNAGDFTFEEMDSSSTDLFEVDDDESVSFDDSDFSFTDDFDAFSSDDDTKENNLKDNTHETDDFTFDDFDFTDDTANDLSDLNESKDSDNMQHTPDNDICIDEYLDFEDSSPEDTSANDDINFLDESLKDDMAVDDYTISEDKEPLKSPDDNESFTSDFTSDDFDFAGEWADDSPKKDTTGYEDTNSNIDEKYHDDGSFIEISDSYDDTKNYSENMPDEMGLDKDNIYEDLTGKRSNHDIYNDSTTKNGEEYEYSDDFIIDNYDSSIHQSNEESDNEHYTSLTDMIMANKTAILIIIIVLLVLFIIMEHL; the protein is encoded by the coding sequence TTGAGTCGAAAATGCCCTAATTGTACCAATAAAATACAGGATAATGTAAAATTCTGTCCAAACTGTGGATATGAATTAAACGAAGATTTAAGTCAAAATGACTTTGAATTTACCGATGACTTTTCGTTCACGGCAAAAACTGATTTCAGTGACGACTTCAACTATAATGATTCTGATGATGCCACAGGAAATGACTTTAGCTATGAAAATCTTGACGAATCCGCCGGTGATGACTTTGATTATGATGATTCACTAAATGTGGATGATTTCAGTGATGAAAGCACCATGGAAAACGATTTTACAAAAGATGATTTTAATTACAATGACTTTGCTATCAATAAAAAGTCCAAATCCGATGATATTGACATAAACGGTGACTTAATCGACGAAATATCGGAAGACTTTCCTACAAAATCCGATAAGACCACCCATACCAGAGAGGATATTGACATTAGTGGTGATTTTACATTTGAAGAGATGGATTCTTCCAGTACTGATTTGTTTGAAGTAGGTGGTGATGAATCTGTTTCTTTAGATGAATCTGATTTTTCTTTTACGGATGACTTTGATAGTTCTTCAAATGATGGTGAAATGAACGATAATCAAAGTAGGGAGAACCATGATAATGCAGGTGATTTTACATTTGAAGAGATGGATTCTTCCAGTACTGATTTGTTTGAAGTAGATGATGATGAATCTGTTTCTTTTGATGATTCTGATTTTTCTTTTACGGATGACTTTGATGCTTTTTCCAGTGACGATGATACTAAAGAGAATAACCTCAAAGATAACACCCATGAAACGGATGATTTTACATTTGATGACTTTGATTTTACCGATGATACGGCAAATGATTTATCCGATCTTAATGAAAGCAAAGATTCAGATAATATGCAGCATACCCCGGATAATGATATATGTATTGACGAGTATTTGGATTTTGAAGATAGCTCACCTGAAGATACTTCAGCAAATGATGATATAAACTTCCTCGATGAATCACTTAAAGATGATATGGCCGTGGATGATTATACAATATCAGAAGATAAAGAACCCCTCAAAAGTCCTGATGATAATGAAAGCTTCACTAGTGACTTCACATCAGATGACTTTGACTTTGCAGGCGAATGGGCTGATGATTCACCCAAAAAGGACACGACCGGATATGAAGATACCAACTCAAACATTGATGAAAAGTACCATGATGACGGCAGTTTCATTGAAATAAGTGATTCATATGATGATACCAAAAATTACTCGGAGAATATGCCCGATGAAATGGGCCTTGATAAAGACAATATTTACGAGGACTTAACCGGTAAACGAAGTAACCATGATATTTATAATGATTCAACAACTAAAAATGGGGAAGAATATGAATATTCTGATGACTTCATAATTGACAATTACGATTCAAGCATCCACCAATCCAACGAAGAATCAGATAATGAGCATTACACATCGCTAACGGATATGATAATGGCAAATAAGACTGCAATTTTAATAATAATCATCGTACTACTGGTATTATTTATAATAATGGAACATTTATAG
- a CDS encoding DUF4011 domain-containing protein, which translates to MAEKDISVVTSEINKYRTNLLDLSRRNKFLNFTASKSKSIEIINENMLNLFDNLVLKEESMKFLSFDEEEASVYITHQNIWDDDSDESESKLHIQTNDDKNTLNRKLIKLYRDNKSTIEEKGFNSLFLALGFLEWKDASYQNRLSKAPLILIPVKLSKYYDTYKVSWNFEEVRYNTTLKHVLKDINIILPDYESLNSKVEMKEYLENIEEAIKNKSGWSVNSEVYLSIFSFKKLAMYEDLDLSRWDNIKENNIKKLYFNKKEDDDTPGITDYDDSSKSMDIYNVLDADSSQQEVIQNIKNGADLVVEGPPGTGKSQTIVNIIAQLMALNKSVLFVSEKKVALDVVKSRLDKVGLGDFCLELHGENYNKKAFMQDLAKTLSLSSIDEDYSRTYTHLDNIKRDLDDYANIMYQKFGKSNKTTYQLIGMYDKYSKKLENTTAVNVHISNVENITPEEYDSIIDNLSALAQQYDMVKPVSGNFWRKTDTSNLNITELSSLEFLVDESVADIDELKRQINDISELIGLENYQKLTGEELLEKLFLITNNLQNYEYKDKMKEYIQDVTNYSQLSAKQSKSYDIKTLKTIKNNFIKVNKLMANSKFKNEYIYSKSLDDNIHVLKAIHESIETSPIRTLINDPHLEDKILLFEKYKNNSLMRLVSRDFENLRNQLRGYYNYMADDEQIYNDLIKLSQDRNEYNNIRYEVNAYCSQPMNYGQLLKEYEQLNKYKKQLQQLKQKMGYKQISNKQFLADLNNLIKKEELKQKITKEDKSARGIFGKSWNSYKSNPDELKNSLNQFDTFKTSISDGYFTDKTVNFVKEANFEYYEGAMSKLVKQVDKLEKAFNKINTKVNRSDSKEFKKIKISDYDNQKEQIKSLTSNFDTINDYRLFDGYSRDFTNEYTSDIINKIHQDKIESEYITDVFAYNYANEALKKIFVNDSLNKFNYNIHNKKINDFRKFDKKTIELNRKRIRNMVIKQIPDIHSSLERQSSLGLLNKEISKKSRHLPIRKTLAETQDVITDIKPCFMMSPMSIAQYLDSKYYESFFDYVIFDEASQVKIEDAMGALLRGKNYVIMGDTKQLPPTTFFDSSLEIDEDDEIYSAVGLESILEHAKVTFNTKMLKWHYRSRHDSLIAVSNNEFYNNQLYVFPSSQKRSDDLGLKLEYNQDTVYEKGTARNIKEAEQIIDYLFELLDKYNMEKTIGIATFSKKQRNTVEEILDDRIGDNSDYEAYFDDTNKFFIKNIENIQGDERDIILISTGYGFDEKGHISMNFGPLNKDGGERRLNVLITRAKEQCVVFSNFKSTDLKVDNTNKGLHAFKTFLYYADKGKFPAGVQIATSKESEFENEIYEVLVEEGYTVERKVGTASYRIDLAVVNPDNPDEYILAIECDGPSYHSSNSTRDRDRLHQEVLENLGWNFYRVWSTDWYHNREDARKRLLDEVKKVSK; encoded by the coding sequence ATGGCTGAAAAAGATATTAGTGTTGTAACTAGTGAGATTAATAAGTACAGGACAAACTTATTGGATTTAAGCAGAAGAAATAAATTCTTAAACTTCACAGCATCAAAAAGTAAAAGTATAGAAATAATAAATGAAAACATGCTTAACTTATTTGATAACCTTGTTTTAAAAGAAGAATCAATGAAATTCCTGTCATTTGATGAAGAAGAAGCATCCGTTTACATAACTCATCAAAACATATGGGACGACGATTCAGATGAATCCGAATCAAAACTACACATCCAGACAAACGATGACAAAAACACTTTAAACAGAAAATTAATCAAACTATACAGGGATAACAAGTCCACCATAGAAGAAAAAGGATTCAACAGCCTATTTCTAGCACTGGGATTTCTGGAATGGAAAGATGCATCATATCAAAACAGGTTATCCAAGGCACCATTAATACTTATTCCAGTAAAGCTATCAAAATATTACGACACATACAAGGTCTCATGGAACTTTGAGGAAGTAAGATACAATACGACACTAAAACATGTCTTGAAAGACATAAACATTATCCTACCCGACTACGAATCATTAAACTCCAAAGTTGAAATGAAGGAGTACCTGGAAAATATAGAGGAAGCAATAAAAAACAAGAGCGGATGGTCAGTAAACTCAGAGGTATACCTGTCAATATTCAGCTTTAAAAAACTGGCAATGTATGAAGACTTGGACTTATCCCGATGGGACAACATAAAAGAAAACAACATAAAAAAATTATACTTCAACAAAAAAGAGGATGACGACACGCCAGGCATAACGGATTATGATGATTCATCCAAATCAATGGACATCTATAACGTACTGGATGCCGATTCAAGCCAACAGGAAGTAATACAAAACATAAAAAATGGTGCCGATTTAGTTGTTGAAGGACCACCTGGAACCGGAAAAAGTCAAACCATAGTAAATATCATAGCACAGCTAATGGCATTGAACAAATCAGTTCTATTTGTAAGTGAAAAAAAGGTAGCACTTGACGTTGTTAAAAGCAGACTTGACAAGGTAGGACTGGGTGACTTCTGTCTGGAATTACATGGAGAAAACTACAATAAGAAGGCGTTCATGCAGGACTTGGCAAAAACATTATCCTTAAGCTCAATAGATGAGGACTACTCCAGAACATACACTCACCTTGACAACATCAAAAGGGATCTGGATGACTATGCAAACATAATGTATCAAAAGTTCGGAAAGTCAAACAAGACAACATACCAGCTAATAGGAATGTATGACAAGTACTCAAAAAAGCTGGAAAACACAACCGCCGTTAACGTACACATAAGCAATGTGGAAAACATAACACCTGAGGAATATGACAGCATAATAGACAACCTATCCGCACTGGCCCAACAGTATGACATGGTTAAACCCGTATCAGGTAACTTCTGGAGAAAAACGGACACATCAAACCTAAACATCACCGAATTATCAAGTCTTGAATTTCTGGTAGATGAAAGCGTAGCCGATATTGATGAACTTAAAAGACAAATCAATGACATCAGCGAATTAATAGGACTTGAAAACTATCAGAAACTCACGGGTGAAGAGTTGTTGGAGAAACTGTTCCTGATAACCAACAACCTTCAAAACTATGAATACAAGGATAAGATGAAGGAATACATCCAGGATGTAACAAACTACAGTCAACTATCAGCAAAACAATCAAAAAGTTACGATATAAAAACATTAAAAACAATTAAAAACAACTTCATCAAAGTAAACAAGCTAATGGCAAACAGCAAATTCAAGAACGAATACATATACTCCAAATCATTGGATGACAATATACACGTCTTGAAGGCCATACATGAATCAATAGAAACTTCACCGATAAGAACCCTTATAAACGATCCACACCTAGAAGACAAGATACTTCTATTTGAGAAATATAAAAACAACTCACTAATGAGACTGGTAAGCAGGGACTTCGAGAACCTTAGAAACCAGCTCAGGGGCTATTATAACTACATGGCCGATGATGAACAGATATACAATGACCTGATTAAACTCTCACAGGATAGAAATGAATACAACAATATAAGATATGAGGTAAACGCCTACTGCAGCCAGCCAATGAACTATGGACAACTGCTAAAGGAATATGAACAGCTAAACAAATACAAAAAACAGTTACAGCAGCTAAAACAGAAGATGGGCTACAAGCAAATATCCAACAAACAATTTTTAGCCGACTTAAACAATCTGATTAAGAAGGAAGAACTCAAACAAAAAATCACAAAAGAGGATAAATCTGCAAGAGGCATATTCGGCAAATCCTGGAATTCCTATAAGTCAAATCCGGATGAATTGAAAAACTCATTAAATCAATTTGACACATTCAAGACATCCATAAGTGACGGATACTTTACGGACAAAACAGTAAACTTTGTCAAGGAGGCAAACTTTGAATACTATGAAGGGGCCATGTCAAAGCTTGTAAAACAAGTGGATAAACTGGAAAAGGCATTCAATAAAATCAACACCAAGGTAAATCGTTCAGACAGTAAGGAATTCAAAAAGATAAAAATCTCCGACTATGACAATCAGAAGGAACAAATCAAGTCATTAACCTCAAACTTTGACACGATAAATGACTACAGATTATTCGATGGATACTCAAGAGATTTTACAAACGAATACACAAGCGACATCATAAACAAAATCCACCAGGATAAGATAGAATCAGAGTATATAACAGATGTCTTTGCATATAACTATGCAAATGAAGCATTAAAGAAGATATTTGTAAATGACTCATTAAACAAGTTCAACTACAATATCCATAACAAGAAAATCAATGACTTCAGAAAATTCGATAAAAAAACCATAGAACTAAACAGGAAACGTATACGTAACATGGTAATCAAACAGATACCAGATATACATTCAAGCCTGGAAAGACAATCCAGCCTCGGATTATTGAATAAGGAAATATCCAAAAAGTCCAGACATCTTCCTATCAGGAAAACCTTGGCCGAAACACAGGATGTCATAACTGATATAAAGCCATGCTTTATGATGAGTCCTATGAGCATAGCACAGTATCTGGACTCAAAATACTATGAATCATTCTTTGACTACGTAATATTCGATGAGGCAAGTCAAGTAAAGATAGAGGATGCAATGGGGGCATTGCTTCGTGGTAAAAACTATGTGATCATGGGGGATACCAAACAGCTGCCGCCAACAACATTCTTTGACTCCTCTCTGGAAATAGATGAGGATGATGAGATATACAGTGCCGTGGGCCTGGAAAGTATACTGGAACATGCAAAGGTCACATTCAATACAAAGATGCTTAAATGGCACTATCGTAGCCGTCATGACTCATTGATAGCAGTTTCAAACAATGAGTTCTACAACAATCAGCTCTACGTATTCCCGTCATCACAGAAAAGATCCGATGACTTGGGACTTAAACTGGAATATAATCAGGACACAGTATATGAAAAGGGAACGGCCCGAAACATAAAGGAAGCAGAACAGATAATAGACTACCTGTTTGAACTTCTTGACAAGTACAACATGGAAAAGACCATAGGAATAGCAACATTCAGTAAAAAGCAGAGAAATACCGTTGAAGAAATCCTTGATGATAGAATTGGAGACAATAGTGATTATGAGGCATACTTTGATGATACAAACAAGTTCTTCATCAAAAACATTGAAAACATACAGGGTGATGAAAGAGATATCATCCTTATAAGCACAGGCTACGGTTTTGATGAAAAAGGCCATATAAGTATGAACTTCGGACCATTAAACAAGGATGGTGGAGAAAGAAGATTAAACGTACTGATAACAAGGGCCAAAGAGCAATGTGTGGTATTCTCCAACTTCAAGTCAACAGATTTGAAAGTAGACAATACAAACAAGGGACTACATGCATTCAAGACATTCCTATACTACGCCGACAAGGGAAAATTCCCTGCAGGTGTACAGATAGCCACTTCCAAGGAATCGGAGTTTGAAAACGAAATCTATGAAGTACTGGTTGAAGAGGGTTATACAGTTGAAAGAAAGGTTGGAACCGCCAGCTATAGGATAGACTTGGCAGTTGTCAATCCTGATAATCCCGATGAATACATACTGGCAATAGAATGTGACGGACCATCCTATCATTCATCAAATTCAACCCGTGACCGTGACAGACTACACCAGGAAGTGCTTGAAAATCTAGGATGGAACTTCTACAGGGTATGGAGTACCGATTGGTATCATAACCGTGAAGATGCCAGGAAAAGATTATTGGATGAGGTAAAAAAAGTAAGTAAATAA
- a CDS encoding DUF5714 domain-containing protein, with the protein MINECLICNAKVEYLTEDEPMTCFVCKNEESANIRCINGHYVCNECHMDGINVIYSKLLNETSKNPIEILNKLMKESFCHMHGPEHHVLVGASLLTAYKNAGGDINLEESLNEMIKRGKKVPGGFCGYYGSCGAAVSTGIFISIITNSTPLATKAFSKCNMMTSKALYEVASHGGPRCCKRDSFLSINAAIDYVSQEFDVHMEKNDIKCEYSSLNNECIKNKCPFYD; encoded by the coding sequence ATGATAAATGAATGTTTAATCTGTAACGCCAAAGTGGAATATCTAACAGAAGATGAACCGATGACTTGTTTTGTATGTAAAAATGAGGAATCCGCCAATATTCGATGTATAAATGGACATTATGTATGTAATGAATGTCATATGGATGGAATAAATGTAATCTACTCAAAACTTCTAAATGAAACATCAAAAAACCCTATAGAAATACTAAACAAGCTTATGAAAGAATCATTCTGTCATATGCATGGGCCTGAACACCATGTGCTGGTAGGAGCATCCCTATTGACAGCCTACAAAAATGCCGGTGGAGACATCAACCTTGAAGAATCCTTAAATGAAATGATTAAACGCGGAAAAAAAGTACCGGGAGGTTTCTGTGGATATTACGGGTCATGTGGAGCGGCAGTAAGTACGGGGATATTCATATCAATAATAACAAATTCAACGCCACTTGCCACAAAGGCATTCAGCAAGTGTAATATGATGACATCAAAGGCTTTATATGAAGTAGCAAGCCATGGCGGACCAAGATGCTGTAAAAGAGATTCATTTTTATCAATAAACGCTGCAATAGACTATGTGTCCCAGGAATTTGATGTTCATATGGAAAAGAATGATATAAAATGTGAATATTCAAGTTTAAATAATGAGTGTATTAAAAATAAGTGTCCGTTTTACGATTAA
- a CDS encoding type I restriction enzyme HsdR N-terminal domain-containing protein has product MIKINLDKYDDPRIYLHENKEYYIDKLNNTLRIKNPEEYVRQKFIEFLHDKMKVPYSAMKTEVSITGSAKRMDIVVYGKKRSKNVILLVVELKSLDKKLSQKDYNQLFEYCELAHQKLAILSNGKYLDFFEVSEYDYKTSHDNLITYNNLLKYYNATKVTDEKYKRHSYGRLHYKNVVGKIYDRNVMSEYVPEELIAPLINLYESLMDATHKLPEIRYDNALLESDAGISTQTISLSVSVTSDYRTIYYKLNGQLDVIYITIQYLSYTSLTVSRIHNNAIHNSLELDLERHAALEDNYLYIKHDCAINTGLNRCTDKKSLRTYIKKHSKLKFDRKSKLILAKLDVSDLLYMDDDDMIEFVSNLIEYAVLRDEYRDYIKNIKKEERNDLTIQTSLYDF; this is encoded by the coding sequence ATGATTAAAATAAATTTGGATAAATATGATGATCCGCGGATATATCTTCATGAAAACAAGGAATATTACATAGACAAGCTAAACAATACTCTCCGTATAAAAAACCCGGAGGAATACGTACGACAAAAATTCATAGAATTCCTGCATGATAAGATGAAAGTGCCCTATTCTGCCATGAAAACCGAAGTAAGCATAACAGGCAGTGCTAAACGTATGGATATAGTGGTTTATGGTAAAAAAAGGTCAAAAAATGTCATCTTACTTGTAGTTGAATTAAAAAGTCTCGATAAAAAATTAAGTCAAAAGGATTACAATCAGTTATTTGAGTACTGTGAATTAGCACATCAAAAACTTGCCATATTATCAAACGGCAAATATTTGGATTTCTTTGAAGTAAGTGAATATGACTATAAAACTAGTCATGATAACCTGATTACCTACAATAACTTATTAAAGTACTATAACGCTACAAAAGTAACTGATGAGAAATATAAAAGACATTCTTATGGCAGACTGCATTATAAGAATGTTGTCGGGAAAATATATGACCGAAACGTAATGTCAGAGTATGTGCCGGAGGAATTAATCGCTCCCTTGATTAATTTATATGAATCATTAATGGACGCTACCCATAAATTACCAGAAATAAGATATGACAATGCCCTCCTTGAATCGGATGCAGGCATATCCACACAGACAATAAGCCTTTCGGTTTCAGTAACGTCAGATTACCGGACAATATATTATAAATTAAACGGGCAGTTGGACGTAATTTACATAACCATCCAATATCTTAGTTATACCTCACTTACGGTATCAAGAATACATAATAATGCTATTCACAATAGCCTGGAATTGGATCTTGAAAGACATGCAGCCCTTGAAGATAATTACCTTTACATAAAGCATGACTGTGCAATAAACACGGGATTAAACAGATGTACAGATAAAAAAAGTCTAAGAACTTATATTAAAAAACATTCAAAGTTAAAGTTTGACAGGAAATCAAAACTTATACTGGCAAAACTGGATGTATCCGACTTACTGTACATGGATGATGATGACATGATAGAATTTGTCTCTAATCTCATAGAATACGCAGTATTGAGGGATGAATATAGGGATTATATAAAAAACATTAAAAAAGAGGAAAGAAATGATTTGACTATACAAACGTCATTATATGATTTTTAG